The Lactuca sativa cultivar Salinas chromosome 2, Lsat_Salinas_v11, whole genome shotgun sequence genome includes a window with the following:
- the LOC111888826 gene encoding uncharacterized protein At2g33490: MKSSLEKFGRKLTMHKNDGKEKKDHQPSAHLDELVQVSKDMQDIRNSYDGLMSAAAAMTNSIFEFSESLHEMGTCLLEKSASDVDGESGRVLSTLGNIQSELQKIADSYRSYVVVTITNPSESLLSELQKVEEMKLQCDEKRGVYEYMMSQHKEKGKLRSGKAESSVAQKLQEAQDEYNEVARLCAFRVKSLKEGQCRSILTQATRHHAAQLSFFRKGVKALEAVDPLIRIVAEKHRIDCQLTEFDDVNGGEDGGMNSFERIDDGELSFDYGQKKQGLDNFGTSSNPMEVEQPDIPHLQVPTSEDRHMNHYKQQQGARASSYSAPLFPDSSEKPKETLTQPRQNFHSYVLPPPKTPPASSVPHTNNPFSKLQPTDEKHERDSNDSKPTIKDSSIQLPAPPPPSWSGFDSKAGKRQAYSGPLLPTKGGFSGKINSSEAHVSRSVSPPPPGLSLSSSPRISELHELPRPPPSSSSSSKHGMMGYSGPLFLKNQDRSHSPPKMSKTSIAIASPLPPPPLVVPRSFSVHSSNPSAMESPQPQRTGGRSRHEQQQVFSPPLTPILLSNLKSRGHT; the protein is encoded by the exons ATGAAGTCGTCACTGGAGAAGTTTGGGCGCAAATTAACGATGCACAAGAACGATGGGAAGGAGAAGAAGGATCATCAGCCTTCCGCCCATTTGGATGAGCTTGTTCAGGTTTCCAAG GATATGCAAGACATTAGAAACTCCTATGATGGCTTAATGTCAGCTGCTGCTGCAATGACAAATAGTATATTTG AATTTTCAGAATCTCTACATGAAATGGGGACCTGTTTGCTGGAGAAAAGTGCAAGTGATGTTGATGGTGAAAGTG GAAGAGTGTTATCAACTTTAGGAAATATACAATCAGAACTCCAAAAAATCGCGGATAGTTAT CGTTCTTACGTGGTTGTGACAATTACAAATCCATCAGAGTCTCTTCTATCTGAGCTACAAAAAGTAGAGGAGATGAAGCTTCAATGTGATGAGAAAAG AGGTGTGTACGAATACATGATGTCACAACACAAAGAAAAGGGAAAGTTGAGAAGTGGAAAGGCTGAAAGTTCAGTTGCACAAAAATTACAAGAAGCACAAGATGAATATAACGAAGTGGCTAGACTATGTGCCTTTCGGGTAAAATCACTCAAGGAGGGACAATGCCGTAGTATTTTGACACAGGCTACTCGCCATCATGCTGCACAG TTGAGTTTTTTTCGTAAGGGAGTGAAGGCTCTTGAAGCAGTTGACCCGTTGATAAGAATTGTTGCAGAGAAGCATCGAATCGATTGCCAACTCACTGAATTTGATGATGTGAATGGTGGGGAAGATGGAGGTATGAACAGCTTTGAGAGGATTGATGATGGGGAATTGAGTTTTGACTATGGGCAAAAGAAGCAAGGACTTGATAATTTTGGCACATCATCGAACCCAATGGAG GTAGAGCAGCCTGACATACCACATCTTCAAGTTCCAACTTCAGAAGATCGACAT ATGAATCATTATAAACAACAGCAAGGGGCACGAGCGAGCAGTTATTCTGCTCCATTGTTCCCGGATTCATCTGAGAAGCCTAAGGAAACACTTACACAACCCCGGCAGAATTTTCACTCTTACGTGCTACCTCCTCCAAAAACACCTCCTGCATCATCTGTCCCCCACACCAATAATCCATTCAGCAAGTTGCAACCAACAGATGAGAAACACGAAAGGGATTCTAATGATTCGAAACCCACGATAAAAGATTCCAGCATCCAGTTAcctgctcctcctcctccttcatGGAGTGGGTTTGATAGTAAAGCAGGGAAAAGACAGGCCTACTCTGGTCCATTGCTGCCAACGAAGGGGGGTTTTTCCGGAAAGATAAATAGCAGTGAAGCTCATGTTTCTCGTAGTGTTTCACCTCCGCCTCCGGGTCTATCATTATCTTCTTCCCCTAGAATAAGTGAGCTTCATGAGCTTCCTAggcctcctccttcttcttcttcttcttcaaaacatgGTATGATGGGATATTCGGGCCCGTTGTTTTTAAAAAATCAAGACAGATCTCATTCTCCTCCCAAAATGAGTAAAACCTCGATTGCAATTGCGTCTCCCCTTCCACCTCCTCCGCTAGTTGTTCCTAGAAGTTTTTCGGTTCACTCTAGCAACCCGAGTGCTATGGAGTCCCCACAGCCACAAAGAACAGGAGGCAGGAGTAGGCATGAACAACAACAAGTCTTCTCTCCCCCACTCACACCCATTTTGCTTTCAAATCTCAAGTCTAGAGGCCACACCTAA